A stretch of the Clostridiales bacterium genome encodes the following:
- a CDS encoding NAD-binding protein produces MMKVLVYGSGVIGCYLAHVLCAVGNDVTLLARGPWKEQLQQNGLRIRHHLQRKTTLDHPRVIGGIEEEKAYDAVFAVMPYNKMPAILEPLAAIHAPIIVLVGNNMRHADMQQAILDHSVCEKQVLFGFQATAGKRDHEKGMLICERAGVGAMDIGGLHSLPGSGTKAKLETMFNGSGYRLNWQPDMEAYLICHLAAVLPICYLAYACNGDLTGSTGKQRRLMRMASREAYTMLKAQGIPILPEGDDQYYAPGIKGTVMQFLYFGMAKWKTAGDLIACEHCRNAFEEMEMLDEEFEKVLARRPEFPMPNWRELKAQMPGWDAIRKQYARGSMK; encoded by the coding sequence ATGATGAAAGTACTGGTTTACGGTTCCGGCGTGATCGGTTGTTATCTGGCGCACGTCCTTTGCGCGGTCGGAAATGATGTGACACTGCTGGCTCGCGGTCCATGGAAAGAGCAGCTTCAGCAGAACGGGTTGAGGATCCGCCATCATCTTCAGCGGAAGACCACGCTGGATCACCCGAGGGTGATCGGCGGCATTGAAGAGGAAAAAGCCTATGACGCAGTATTCGCCGTCATGCCGTACAACAAAATGCCGGCGATCCTTGAACCGCTGGCGGCCATTCATGCTCCGATTATTGTGCTGGTAGGCAACAACATGCGTCACGCCGATATGCAGCAGGCAATTCTGGATCATTCGGTGTGCGAAAAGCAGGTGCTGTTCGGCTTTCAGGCCACTGCGGGCAAACGGGATCATGAAAAAGGTATGCTGATCTGCGAACGGGCCGGCGTCGGCGCCATGGATATCGGCGGGCTGCACAGCCTGCCGGGCAGCGGTACAAAGGCGAAGCTGGAAACAATGTTCAACGGCAGCGGCTACAGGCTCAACTGGCAGCCGGATATGGAAGCCTATCTTATCTGCCATCTGGCGGCGGTGCTTCCCATCTGCTATCTGGCCTATGCCTGCAACGGGGATCTGACAGGCTCCACTGGGAAACAGCGAAGGCTCATGCGCATGGCCTCCCGGGAGGCGTACACGATGCTGAAGGCGCAGGGCATCCCAATTCTGCCGGAGGGCGACGATCAATACTACGCCCCCGGAATCAAAGGCACAGTCATGCAGTTTCTCTACTTTGGCATGGCCAAGTGGAAAACCGCAGGGGATCTCATCGCCTGTGAGCATTGTCGGAACGCCTTTGAGGAGATGGAGATGCTGGATGAGGAGTTCGAGAAGGTACTTGCCCGCAGGCCGGAATTCCCCATGCCAAACTGGCGGGAGCTAAAAGCACAGATGCCGGGCTGGGACGCGATCCGGAAACAGTACGCCAGGGGAAGCATGAAATGA
- a CDS encoding helix-turn-helix domain-containing protein, with translation MIRGVVVKGYCSVQEIAKRWGISVRWVNQYALDGRIPGAERLGRSWAIPESAVKPEKHRSGPKPKEMSERRSRQK, from the coding sequence ATGATACGAGGTGTTGTTGTGAAAGGCTATTGCTCTGTACAGGAAATTGCAAAGCGCTGGGGTATCTCTGTGCGCTGGGTGAATCAGTACGCATTGGATGGAAGAATTCCAGGCGCAGAGCGGCTGGGCAGATCCTGGGCGATTCCGGAAAGCGCAGTCAAACCAGAAAAGCACAGATCCGGGCCTAAGCCAAAAGAAATGTCAGAGAGAAGAAGCAGGCAGAAATAA
- a CDS encoding L-2-amino-thiazoline-4-carboxylic acid hydrolase, whose product MKEKDLPIDRTRHAVYTRKSKKCVLRLLHRWYDDPACKELWEKIQLQYCEFLRDEPPMAGAKIKVSIYDPVLIFAWYKVVPDKPKLEEVQQDIFDCFMGAFDALGKVFNLNRRLDNRLASRIFQKANDIRVKEIRRFPGSFRMGSCSYDRENGVIRYSFTQCPNAEFAKRHHMEDVLPVMCNCDHLAMQKLHACLIREGTCVESPCCDYCIVGDRHPIAQAYELVKKENGLLVSVKK is encoded by the coding sequence GTGAAAGAAAAGGACCTGCCCATCGACCGCACCCGGCACGCGGTCTACACAAGGAAGTCGAAGAAATGCGTTCTGCGGCTCCTGCATCGCTGGTATGACGATCCTGCCTGCAAAGAGCTCTGGGAGAAGATCCAGCTGCAGTACTGCGAGTTTCTCCGGGACGAGCCGCCCATGGCCGGCGCAAAGATCAAGGTCAGCATCTATGACCCGGTCCTGATCTTCGCCTGGTACAAAGTCGTTCCGGACAAGCCAAAGCTGGAAGAAGTGCAGCAGGACATTTTTGACTGCTTTATGGGAGCATTCGATGCATTGGGCAAAGTCTTCAACCTCAACCGCAGGCTGGACAACCGCCTGGCCAGCCGGATCTTTCAGAAGGCCAACGACATCCGGGTCAAGGAGATCAGGCGCTTCCCCGGCTCCTTCCGGATGGGTTCCTGCTCCTATGACAGGGAAAACGGCGTGATCCGCTACAGCTTTACCCAATGTCCCAACGCGGAATTCGCCAAACGCCATCACATGGAGGACGTACTGCCCGTCATGTGCAACTGCGACCATCTGGCCATGCAGAAGCTCCACGCCTGCCTGATCCGGGAAGGGACGTGCGTCGAATCGCCCTGCTGCGATTACTGCATCGTGGGAGACCGTCATCCCATTGCGCAGGCGTA
- a CDS encoding L-2-amino-thiazoline-4-carboxylic acid hydrolase, with amino-acid sequence MALGRAQANTIWDDAGKEYQSMLSGNAALKKHKGAMVLPAVALYRALTASGADAVDLLNAYGDAMGRRFAGIVHCITSVPGVSGLIWRHVDSIMDRMSGENLGYQRRIVSEPPEMFGVDILSCPYHELARKLGNEKAVLCICRMDKAYMQGFHRIRYERTTAVSEGAECCDYRLRFDPEKK; translated from the coding sequence ATGGCACTTGGAAGAGCGCAGGCAAATACCATCTGGGATGACGCAGGTAAGGAATATCAGTCGATGCTGTCAGGCAACGCGGCCTTGAAAAAGCACAAAGGCGCGATGGTTCTGCCCGCAGTCGCGCTGTACCGCGCGTTGACCGCCTCCGGGGCGGATGCGGTGGATCTGCTCAATGCCTACGGCGACGCCATGGGCAGACGTTTTGCCGGGATTGTACACTGCATCACCAGCGTTCCGGGCGTTTCCGGGCTGATCTGGCGGCATGTGGACAGCATTATGGATCGCATGAGCGGAGAAAACCTCGGCTATCAGCGCCGGATCGTATCCGAACCGCCTGAGATGTTCGGGGTGGATATTCTCTCCTGCCCGTATCATGAGCTGGCCAGGAAATTGGGCAATGAGAAAGCCGTGCTGTGCATCTGCCGTATGGACAAAGCCTATATGCAGGGCTTTCACCGCATTCGCTACGAGCGCACCACGGCGGTATCGGAGGGCGCGGAATGCTGCGACTATCGTCTGCGGTTCGATCCGGAAAAGAAATAG
- a CDS encoding 2-hydroxy-6-oxo-6-phenylhexa-2,4-dienoate hydrolase, which translates to MITVTERIEWYIQEHFGGKLNGALGSSLGSTFVGQLIMRQKVHIDHGIFGSPDLDQSGKLSAWLQSKLVVPLLTSFTSSEKKQAKTREKLKSFFEMSDETADRFMGCFSKFKPESIRNEYYTDLLTHLEDDIHVEHTLVHFIYANKMGEKYLKRYRKYFRDPEIREFDMQHEQWLFGGERYTVPVLKAIDEFMVTPV; encoded by the coding sequence ATGATCACGGTGACGGAGAGGATCGAGTGGTATATTCAGGAACACTTCGGCGGGAAGCTGAACGGCGCGCTCGGCTCATCTTTGGGCAGCACCTTCGTGGGACAGCTGATCATGCGGCAGAAGGTGCATATCGATCACGGCATCTTCGGCAGTCCCGACCTCGACCAGAGCGGAAAGTTAAGCGCCTGGCTGCAGTCGAAGCTTGTGGTGCCGCTGCTGACCAGTTTCACCAGCAGCGAAAAGAAGCAGGCAAAGACCCGGGAAAAGCTCAAGTCATTCTTTGAGATGAGCGATGAAACGGCTGACAGGTTCATGGGCTGCTTCTCAAAATTCAAGCCCGAATCCATCCGGAACGAGTACTACACGGATCTGCTCACCCATCTTGAAGACGACATCCATGTGGAACACACTTTGGTCCACTTCATCTATGCCAATAAGATGGGCGAGAAATATTTGAAACGCTACAGGAAGTACTTCCGCGATCCGGAAATCCGGGAATTCGATATGCAGCATGAACAATGGCTCTTTGGCGGGGAGCGATACACGGTCCCTGTGCTGAAGGCGATTGATGAGTTTATGGTGACGCCGGTATGA
- a CDS encoding alpha/beta hydrolase, whose translation MSVKYEVLKKLVVAAGLKKRWLSATTEELLENRRKQNAKNRIPALKDDAFEISRIDVMGFPVLKLIHREHTDRANLFLIGGGMISAPRPASVKKALRFARETGLDLFIPYYPLCTDYPLTKAYEMIHETYKVMLRDYAPERISVLGTSSGGNLALGMVPYINDGHPDTPLPGYIMAISPGTCVDTEEEWQRMLELDQKDVAIPAQYMKAAVEVMRHGDDSVPDYMLWLQRGDFTNCPRVTFIYGSDETLYACAPSFEAAMKKYGVDYQMIVGDGMFHCYPVFPIVKEAKEGWDLMVRLMKEATLNE comes from the coding sequence ATGTCTGTCAAGTATGAGGTCCTGAAAAAGCTTGTCGTAGCGGCGGGACTCAAAAAGCGTTGGCTCAGCGCCACGACGGAAGAGCTGCTGGAAAACCGGAGGAAGCAGAACGCGAAGAACCGCATCCCGGCTTTGAAGGATGATGCTTTTGAAATCAGCCGAATTGACGTCATGGGTTTTCCAGTGCTGAAGCTGATTCACAGGGAGCATACGGACAGGGCGAATCTGTTCCTGATCGGCGGCGGCATGATCAGCGCGCCAAGACCTGCGTCTGTTAAAAAGGCGCTGCGGTTTGCAAGGGAAACAGGGCTCGATCTGTTCATTCCCTATTATCCGCTTTGCACGGATTATCCGCTGACCAAAGCCTATGAGATGATCCATGAGACTTACAAAGTGATGCTCAGGGATTATGCTCCGGAGCGCATCTCCGTTCTGGGCACATCGTCCGGCGGGAATCTGGCGCTGGGTATGGTGCCATACATCAATGACGGGCATCCGGATACGCCCTTGCCGGGATATATCATGGCCATCTCTCCGGGAACCTGTGTGGATACCGAGGAGGAATGGCAGCGGATGCTGGAATTGGATCAAAAGGACGTCGCCATCCCGGCCCAATATATGAAAGCCGCTGTGGAGGTCATGCGCCACGGGGACGACAGTGTGCCAGACTACATGCTCTGGCTGCAGCGGGGCGATTTTACAAACTGTCCCCGCGTGACCTTCATCTATGGTTCCGATGAGACGCTGTACGCCTGCGCGCCGTCCTTTGAGGCGGCTATGAAGAAATACGGCGTGGATTATCAGATGATCGTCGGCGATGGGATGTTCCACTGCTATCCTGTCTTTCCGATCGTGAAAGAGGCCAAAGAGGGCTGGGATCTGATGGTGCGGCTGATGAAGGAGGCGACGTTGAATGAATAA
- a CDS encoding isoprenylcysteine carboxylmethyltransferase family protein: MKNYVKKGQKLPLYGIGPMIVFAMGAVTAIGIILSAYVWKTGILEGPWALLCRIAGVLLIISGLAVWFIGALRSDMDASIAENRLQTGGIYAWVRNPMYSGWWILFAGICLQWHNTWSLLTIPINWVILTVALKLTEEKWLLNLYGQDYADYMKRVNRCIPWPPHNI, encoded by the coding sequence ATGAAGAACTATGTGAAGAAAGGGCAAAAGCTGCCCCTGTATGGCATCGGCCCGATGATCGTGTTCGCAATGGGCGCAGTTACCGCCATAGGGATCATACTGTCCGCATATGTCTGGAAAACAGGTATTCTGGAGGGCCCATGGGCGCTGCTCTGCCGGATCGCCGGTGTGCTGTTGATCATCTCAGGGCTAGCTGTCTGGTTCATTGGCGCGCTGCGATCGGACATGGACGCAAGCATCGCCGAGAACCGGCTGCAGACCGGCGGCATCTATGCCTGGGTGCGCAATCCCATGTACAGCGGCTGGTGGATACTGTTTGCCGGCATCTGCCTCCAGTGGCACAATACCTGGAGCCTGCTAACCATTCCTATCAACTGGGTCATCCTGACGGTTGCCCTGAAGCTTACGGAAGAGAAATGGCTGCTCAATCTGTACGGGCAGGACTATGCCGACTATATGAAGCGGGTGAACCGCTGTATCCCCTGGCCGCCCCACAACATCTGA